A DNA window from Anoplolepis gracilipes chromosome 13, ASM4749672v1, whole genome shotgun sequence contains the following coding sequences:
- the LOC140672264 gene encoding uncharacterized protein has product MSEMTSVEPQQQQQQYVGGSSNTGHHCKDCGLNFESEKSLEVHLRYHQENLLNQWASKAQQEESNNNHNKTGNHNNHVNVNRDNVTVPTDSNEPSSMSPSQDPTSSQQQQQQQQQQQQQQQQQQQQQQQQQQQQQQQQQQQQQQQPQQQPQQQQQQPAIHTLVCQSYDHFQPLFNESGYYMPNEQSYMLTHHFSPSQEDAQSNRDGGGGYPRYHPYQHQQHYSADRATSNSTSPQSPPLQCDKCGAVYEDANQLGEHMRTNHLDSPSAYPPVPQYQLGNSPQQLHPSPPLSNQPQQQPGYDYNGGQTNKSEMKQEPPEEQTEILDLDSHKVESAHRFEELMRLRQQQQQQQQQGLQMQMQQQLIQQQQQPQQHRIGSHSVSSMLGWPPATQPHDYHSGLGSMGPIDNVPPPIADQGQFMRGQHMPVEHGHQGSPIIASAQPIANHQMPAGFVQTAAPAPPAPLANQSWKSNEPRRPKTYNCSSCNKWFTSSGHLKRHYNTTLHKNAVKNGKEPDPAILPISAHHHPTRENNHSSNRGGGAPARSPSDLPSSRSPPNLMAGPSGEATRGLLHTPTTHCNSNSSNSSSDSSAAVLMQQQLVHLPHSGIMPVNSPVPSPLAGHHQQQMGSAPHQLGLQQQQQQQQQLHLPTDSSGQPVHHTTSSPIPPQAASHMSCPSPMGSSPHPHHMNSPGSVHPAMTSPTAMGGTTMPHQPYPNALPPHVTTITTPTPAVLLESTQPVTTLQLTSIGNEQNDQQHHQLLPSFTVFDHKNFSQIGVLTAFVEVQNQIQAVNVGGLSTEEITPQESFESTPTTYDPFSPSRYKSLTDMDLTTMQTNADQVSSLTYQFEQQHIDIETNNNHLSQLRQAKEDLDPNIGLQPKKERKSKINSSKQRQVTSAANFISQDGIHKCIDCNKSFGRGCYLTQHNKSFHSGDKPFKCSQCGKRFPDEELHAKHVQMHTCLRKHKCEACPKVFAHKTDLKRHTCIHTGKRPFKCDTCGKGFIRQDHMKKHQDTHNKKARLSAQRQSMQRVNAQRLNGSRYNAQRSQCSTQC; this is encoded by the coding sequence ATGAGTGAAATGACGAGTGTCGAGCcacaacaacaacagcaacaGTACGTAGGTGGCAGTTCGAATACGGGGCATCATTGTAAAGACTGTGGTCTTAACTTCGAGAGCGAGAAAAGCTTAGAGGTGCACCTGCGTTATcatcaagaaaatttattaaatcaatggGCTAGTAAGGCACAACAAGAAGAGagcaataataatcataataaaactGGCAATCATAATAATCACGTGAATGTCAATCGAGATAATGTGACTGTGCCGACGGATTCGAATGAGCCGTCATCGATGTCGCCTTCTCAAGATCCAACATCTtcgcagcagcagcagcagcagcagcagcagcagcagcagcagcagcaacaacaacaacaacaacaacaacaacaacaacaacagcaacaacaacagcagcagcagcagcagcagcagcagccaCAACAACAGCCTcaacaacagcagcaacaacCTGCCATACATACACTTGTATGCCAGTCATATGATCATTTTCAACCATTGTTTAATGAGAGCGGCTATTACATGCCAAACGAGCAGTCTTACATGTTAACTCATCATTTTTCACCGTCCCAGGAAGATGCTCAGAGCAATCGTGATGGTGGCGGCGGTTACCCCCGTTATCATCCGTATCAGCATCAACAGCATTATTCTGCAGATCGCGCGACGTCCAATTCTACTAGTCCGCAGAGTCCGCCGCTTCAATGCGACAAATGCGGTGCTGTTTACGAAGACGCAAATCAGTTAGGCGAACACATGAGAACGAATCATTTAGATTCACCTTCTGCGTATCCACCCGTGCCACAGTATCAATTGGGCAACAGCCCTCAGCAGTTGCATCCATCGCCGCCTCTTTCTAATCAACCACAACAACAACCTGGTTATGATTACAACGGTGGACAGACAAACAAATCGGAAATGAAACAAGAACCACCTGAAGAGCAGACTGAGATTCTCGACTTAGATTCTCATAAAGTGGAAAGCGCGCACCGATTCGAGGAGCTCATGAGACTTCGgcagcaacaacagcagcaacaacaacaaggACTTCAGATGCAGATGCAGCAACAGCTAatacagcagcagcagcagccaCAGCAGCACAGAATAGGATCACATTCGGTGAGTTCTATGCTGGGTTGGCCGCCGGCCACTCAACCACATGATTATCATAGCGGGCTTGGGTCTATGGGCCCCATAGACAATGTTCCTCCACCGATTGCTGATCAAGGTCAGTTCATGCGTGGTCAACATATGCCTGTGGAGCACGGACATCAAGGCTCACCAATAATCGCAAGCGCGCAACCGATAGCAAATCATCAAATGCCAGCTGGATTCGTTCAGACAGCGGCGCCAGCGCCGCCGGCGCCATTAGCTAACCAATCCTGGAAAAGCAACGAGCCGCGCCGGCCAAAGACCTACAACTGCAGCTCGTGCAACAAGTGGTTTACAAGTTCGGGCCATCTCAAAAGACATTATAATACGACGTTGCACAAGAACGCTGTCAAAAATGGCAAGGAACCTGATCCAGCGATCTTACCGATTAGCGCTCATCATCATCCTACTAGAGAGAACAATCATTCGAGTAACAGGGGCGGCGGCGCGCCCGCACGATCTCCATCGGATTTACCATCTTCTAGGAGTCCCCCAAACTTGATGGCAGGTCCCTCGGGCGAGGCGACGAGGGGCCTGCTTCACACGCCCACCACGCACTGCAATTCcaacagcagcaacagcagcagcgaCTCTTCGGCAGCGGTCCTAATGCAACAACAACTGGTCCATCTGCCACACTCGGGAATAATGCCGGTCAATTCTCCGGTTCCATCGCCACTGGCGGGACATCATCAGCAACAAATGGGTTCTGCGCCTCACCAGCTGGGCCtccagcagcagcaacaacagcagcaacagcTTCACCTGCCAACGGATTCATCGGGCCAGCCGGTGCATCATACCACGAGTTCGCCCATACCCCCACAGGCGGCATCGCACATGAGTTGCCCTTCGCCAATGGGTTCATCCCCGCACCCGCATCACATGAACTCGCCAGGCTCGGTCCATCCGGCGATGACTTCGCCCACGGCGATGGGGGGTACTACGATGCCTCACCAGCCGTACCCAAACGCATTGCCCCCCCACGTTACCACAATTACTACCCCCACCCCGGCGGTCCTACTGGAGTCTACCCAACCAGTTACCACCCTCCAGCTAACTTCTATTGGTAACGAGCAAAACGATCAACAACATCATCAGTTATTGCCCAGTTTTACGGTTTTTGATCACAAGAATTTCTCGCAAATCGGTGTATTAACAGCGTTTGTAGAAGTACAAAACCAGATACAAGCCGTTAACGTGGGGGGGCTAAGCACGGAGGAGATCACTCCTCAAGAATCTTTTGAATCTACCCCAACGACTTATGACCCATTTTCACCATCGCGCTATAAGTCGTTGACCGATATGGACCTAACGACGATGCAGACGAACGCGGATCAAGTATCTTCGCTCACCTATCAGTTTGAGCAACAGCACATTGATATTGAAACGAATAATAACCACCTATCACAGCTGAGGCAAGCGAAGGAAGATTTAGACCCGAACATCGGCTTGCAGCCTAAGAAGGAGCGTAAGAGCAAGATCAACTCCAGCAAGCAACGTCAGGTCACTTCCGCGgctaattttatttcgcaaGATGGCATCCACAAGTGCATCGATTGTAATAAATCTTTCGGGAGAGGCTGCTATCTCACACAGCATAATAAAAGCTTCCACTCGGGCGACAAGCCGTTTAAATGCTCTCAATGCGGCAAGCGATTTCCGGACGAGGAATTGCATGCAAAACATGTGCAGATGCACACCTGTTTGAGAAAGCACAAGTGCGAAGCCTGCCCGAAAGTATTCGCCCACAAAACCGACCTCAAGCGGCATACTTGCATCCATACCGGTAAGCGGCCATTCAAATGTGATACTTGCGGTAAAGGATTTATCCGACAGGATCACATGAAAAAGCATCAAGATACGCACAACAAGAAAGCGCGGCTGTCCGCGCAACGACAGAGCATGCAACGAGTGAACGCCCAGCGGCTCAACGGTTCGCGTTACAACGCTCAACGGTCTCAATGTTCAACGCAATGTTAA